The Mobula birostris isolate sMobBir1 chromosome 11, sMobBir1.hap1, whole genome shotgun sequence genome has a segment encoding these proteins:
- the LOC140205379 gene encoding perforin-1-like produces the protein MDPRMGERVGILLWTLLFLGGVGATCETGSARECQSAPPVPGSSLAGEGFDVVTLSRKGAYVVNVESWSRRDGACTLCRNSLMGGRRQRLPLATVDWRALRDCPRAVSSQLFHSLSELIKSISSSVDNSWSTGLNLPTQHSQSIGSKSKLMSFATRKTKSDCYSFAKHEFRCRLYRYRLKDQPPLAPQFSARLNQITNTSYEEARHHYRQLVQTFGTHFIRSVDMGGSFQDVTAIRTCQAAVEGITPEQVKDCLGIEASYQVVAVGKGRAGTGFCKKKAWSLNQTKTFHQAFNERLTEAVGGHSSGDTDILFSSDPASFTRWLKSLEVSPGIIKYQLAPLHLLLPITDRRREQLRLYLSEYILANAMKRDCSKTTCPAPGSKSRSDPCSSQCQESFQVDNHWCSTWKGTGHLLVTIKSGFGLWGDYLSGTDGFVVVSYGNAKGRTRVINNNNNPTWNTRLDLGVVVAHSNVRLTLVVYDEDIFWNERLGTCKVPLISGVTHRTCHLKHGMVTYKISFTCGRNLYGRTCHRCGRSPGAHGFTGLLRTNHSSHPSDSPTALPSGNALLKVINP, from the coding sequence tggggatttTACTCTGGACGCTCCTGTTCCTTGGGGGGGTGGGAGCCACCTGCGAGACAGGCAGTGCCAGAGAATGCCAAAGTGCGCCCCCGGTACCAGGGTCAAGTCTGGCTGGAGAGGGTTTCGATGTGGTGACACTGTCACGCAAGGGGGCATACGTGGTGAACGTGGAGAGTTGGAGTCGTCGGGATGGGGCCTGCACCCTCTGTAGGAACTCACTGATGGGGGGTAGGCGGCAGCGGCTTCCCCTGGCCACAGTAGACTGGCGGGCTCTGCGTGATTGTCCCCGGGCTGTTTCCAGTCAGCTCTTCCACTCGCTCTCTGAGCTCATAAAGTCGATCAGCTCCAGTGTGGACAACAGCTGGAGCACTGGCCTAAATCTACCCACCCAGCACTCACAGTCAATCGGTTCCAAATCCAAGCTCATGTCTTTTGCCACGCGGAAGACCAAATCAGACTGCTACAGCTTCGCTAAACACGAGTTCCGTTGTCGTCTTTACCGCTACCGCCTGAAGGACCAACCCCCCCTGGCACCCCAGTTCTCTGCCCGTCTGAACCAGATCACCAACACCTCCTATGAGGAAGCCCGGCACCACTACCGCCAACTAGTGCAGACTTTTGGAACTCATTTCATTCGCTCGGTCGATATGGGCGGCTCCTTCCAGGATGTGACAGCCATCCGCACCTGCCAAGCTGCTGTGGAGGGCATCACCCCCGAGCAGGTGAAGGACTGCCTGGGGATAGAGGCCAGTTATCAGGTGGTGGCGGTGGGCAAGGGCAGAGCGGGCACAGGTTTCTGTAAGAAGAAGGCTTGGTCCCTGAACCAGACCAAAACTTTCCACCAGGCCTTCAACGAGAGGCTGACAGAAGCCGTGGGAGGCCATTCCAGTGGTGACACAGACATCCTGTTTTCTTCTGACCCTGCCAGCTTCACCCGATGGCTGAAGAGCCTTGAGGTCTCACCAGGTATCATAAAATACCAGCTGGCCCCTCTCCATCTCCTGCTACCTATCACTGACCGCCGCCGGGAACAGCTGAGGCTCTACCTCAGCGAGTACATTTTGGCCAACGCCATGAAACGGGACTGCTCCAAAACCACCTGCCCCGCTCCTGGGAGCAAAAGCAGATCCGATCCCTGTTCCAGCCAATGCCAGGAGAGTTTCCAGGTAGACAATCACTGGTGCAGCACGTGGAAGGGCACAGGGCACCTGCTTGTCACTATCAAGAGCGGCTTTGGTCTCTGGGGCGACTATTTATCTGGCACTGACGGTTTTGTGGTGGTCTCTTACGGTAATGCCAAAGGACGGACCAGGGTgataaacaacaacaacaaccctACCTGGAACACCAGACTGGACCTGGGGGTGGTGGTTGCCCACAGCAACGTGAGACTCACCCTGGTTGTCTATGATGAAGATATCTTTTGGAACGAGCGTCTGGGGACCTGCAAGGTGCCTCTGATCTCTGGTGTCACCCATCGTACCTGCCACCTTAAGCATGGAATGGTCACCTACAAAATTTCCTTCACCTGTGGCCGCAACTTGTATGGTCGCACCTGCCATCGGTGTGGCCGGAGTCCAGGAGCCCATGGGTTCACCGGGCTCCTGAGGACCAACCACTCCTCCCACCCGTCTGACTCCCCCACCGCCCTTCCTTCAGGGAATGCCCTCCTCAAAGTTATCAACCCCTAA